Proteins encoded in a region of the Ignavibacteriota bacterium genome:
- a CDS encoding TlpA family protein disulfide reductase, producing the protein MNIIFTFILLLPTAHLGNVFSQEKLVEFNHLEIFESSKLKFNASLDFIDYFKLISVTTGYPLLDHKIQVADDSTENYVKILPRKATNVAFRLGLGTSGQMGDERHSGIILGGIGIQVPLITICDRTTSLGDLELSLEPSFELFNIKNTNGAWRSTIEYNLKLPITFASNSPLKIGIQYSTNTYSNDYFGIQASFYPFDRSVTPSVTTDHQNRSKNLPNKIERTIEKMNRQIDEQKNTIVNLNEDNKNLKQSIDSLILVVDSIKRNTDVISMMLKDSTLIYEYINKEEIDFATKALDTAYVRHKSKLEEMLRIFMFIGKSYFDVQEFQQSINYFLLVKQLIFVTNIQYPEVFYYLGFAYSQMNNIPMSCEELKIYLALVTENSEHRQEAVLQIEQCDKKKNVKSEKNEVEMISSESDYGNILQQYRGKVLVMHFWASWCKPCIKELKSFNQFYTKRNKELKEADVEILTISTDLSTNILIDYMRRERYTFPVMLDIMDQRCIEWANKRFVSSDKKIEGIPFTLIIDKNGRCEKFQSLDWNANETNTIINRYLNK; encoded by the coding sequence GTGAACATTATCTTCACTTTTATCTTACTTTTACCTACTGCTCATCTTGGAAATGTATTTTCACAAGAGAAGTTAGTTGAGTTCAATCATTTAGAAATATTTGAAAGTTCGAAATTAAAATTCAACGCTTCATTAGATTTCATAGATTATTTTAAATTAATATCAGTAACAACCGGCTATCCACTTCTAGATCATAAAATTCAGGTTGCTGATGATTCGACAGAAAACTATGTTAAAATTTTACCTCGAAAGGCAACCAACGTGGCTTTTCGCCTTGGTCTTGGTACTTCAGGTCAAATGGGTGATGAAAGACATAGCGGAATTATTTTGGGTGGTATTGGAATCCAAGTACCATTAATAACGATTTGTGATAGGACAACTTCATTAGGTGATTTAGAATTATCGCTTGAACCCTCATTTGAATTGTTCAATATAAAAAATACAAACGGGGCTTGGCGGAGCACAATTGAATATAATCTTAAGCTACCAATTACCTTCGCAAGTAATAGTCCATTAAAAATAGGGATTCAATATTCTACCAACACATACTCGAATGATTACTTCGGAATTCAAGCATCATTTTATCCTTTTGATAGATCGGTTACCCCTTCAGTGACTACAGATCATCAGAATAGGTCAAAGAATCTACCCAATAAGATCGAACGTACAATTGAAAAAATGAATAGGCAGATAGATGAACAAAAGAATACAATCGTGAATTTAAATGAAGATAATAAGAACCTTAAACAATCAATCGATTCACTTATTCTTGTGGTTGATTCTATAAAACGAAATACTGATGTAATTTCTATGATGTTGAAAGATTCTACTTTGATTTATGAGTACATAAATAAAGAGGAAATAGATTTTGCAACAAAGGCACTTGATACTGCATATGTTAGACACAAATCAAAACTTGAAGAAATGCTCAGAATCTTTATGTTTATTGGAAAATCGTATTTCGACGTGCAAGAATTCCAACAAAGTATAAACTATTTTTTACTAGTTAAGCAGTTGATATTCGTGACCAATATCCAATATCCGGAAGTGTTTTATTACTTAGGATTTGCCTATTCACAAATGAATAATATTCCAATGTCATGTGAGGAGTTGAAAATTTATTTAGCCTTGGTTACGGAGAATAGTGAACATCGTCAGGAGGCGGTGCTGCAGATTGAGCAATGCGATAAGAAAAAGAATGTTAAATCAGAGAAAAATGAAGTTGAAATGATATCAAGCGAGAGTGATTATGGAAATATTCTTCAACAATATAGGGGAAAGGTATTAGTAATGCATTTTTGGGCTAGTTGGTGTAAACCATGTATAAAAGAATTGAAATCTTTTAATCAATTTTATACCAAGCGAAATAAAGAACTAAAAGAGGCAGACGTTGAAATTCTAACAATAAGTACAGATCTCTCTACAAATATTCTTATTGATTATATGCGCAGAGAACGATATACTTTCCCAGTAATGCTTGATATCATGGATCAAAGATGTATTGAGTGGGCAAATAAAAGATTTGTGAGTTCAGATAAAAAAATTGAGGGGATACCGTTTACTTTGATAATTGATAAAAATGGTAGATGTGAAAAATTTCAATCTTTAGATTGGAACGCAAATGAAACCAATACCATAATTAATAGATATCTTAACAAATAG
- a CDS encoding OmpA family protein: MKKLLLFLFLIPMWFSYGQGNEETNIGDLRDQIIKQLEGLHETVKNETKADSKSNPSESYGGMMRIMNADCIKEAVEFSLEKFLGTIETADINEVQIATMSKVAKLLQFIKNDSLIDNIQYIRDIVECDQFCSPLIAHLSSCYAVAVANTKHEFIFFPTGSDIVPSKYSSIIDTYSNILKSDRTKRIALFGNASRVGEKQFNRNLSGRRATSVLNKFVANGIPRERISMTWFGWEPPKINKEVASRWSLNEEYRKFGEQMINQNVIVVIYGSK, encoded by the coding sequence ATGAAAAAATTATTGCTATTTCTTTTTTTAATTCCAATGTGGTTCAGTTATGGCCAGGGAAATGAGGAAACAAATATAGGAGATCTTAGGGATCAGATTATCAAACAATTAGAGGGGTTACATGAAACAGTTAAAAACGAAACTAAGGCCGATTCAAAGAGTAATCCTTCAGAATCGTATGGAGGGATGATGAGAATAATGAATGCTGATTGTATTAAGGAAGCAGTAGAATTTTCTCTAGAAAAATTTTTAGGAACGATTGAGACAGCAGATATAAACGAGGTTCAGATTGCAACTATGAGTAAGGTTGCCAAACTCCTTCAATTTATTAAAAATGATTCTTTGATTGATAATATCCAATATATACGTGACATCGTTGAATGTGATCAATTTTGTTCTCCTTTAATTGCGCATCTATCATCATGTTATGCTGTCGCTGTCGCAAATACAAAACATGAATTTATCTTTTTCCCCACTGGTAGCGATATTGTTCCCTCAAAATATTCAAGTATTATTGATACTTACTCAAATATTTTAAAAAGCGATAGGACTAAAAGAATTGCATTATTTGGAAATGCTAGCAGAGTTGGTGAAAAACAGTTTAACAGGAATTTATCTGGCAGACGTGCTACTAGTGTACTTAATAAATTCGTTGCTAATGGAATTCCACGCGAGAGGATTAGTATGACATGGTTTGGCTGGGAACCACCAAAAATAAATAAAGAAGTTGCATCTAGATGGTCTCTAAATGAGGAATATAGAAAGTTTGGCGAACAAATGATTAATCAAAATGTAATAGTTGTTATTTATGGTTCTAAGTAG
- a CDS encoding fibronectin type III domain-containing protein, with protein sequence MAKSKIKLGLATMQPQEKVEFSSNVLAKMTGNANFPNPNPDLNTVQQKQDDLKLVLSNLEQARQTVAQLAAEAEEKEKALDESLSLLASYVENVSNGDEVIILSSGMSVRSTVKLTKPMPQVLDVRVSQGTNEGEVDLRWKSIKGAKSYALEYSPDPIGPSTWTHGGIAPKAKFTIGNLESGKKYWFRVAAVGAEGRGMWSDPAVKWVG encoded by the coding sequence ATGGCAAAATCAAAAATTAAATTAGGACTTGCGACGATGCAGCCGCAGGAGAAAGTAGAGTTCTCGTCGAACGTTCTGGCAAAGATGACAGGAAATGCAAATTTTCCAAATCCGAATCCTGATTTGAACACAGTTCAACAAAAACAGGATGACCTGAAATTAGTTCTGAGCAATTTGGAACAGGCACGACAAACAGTGGCTCAACTTGCAGCCGAGGCGGAAGAAAAAGAGAAAGCCTTGGATGAATCATTAAGTTTGTTAGCAAGTTATGTGGAAAATGTCAGTAATGGAGATGAAGTAATCATCCTTAGTTCCGGTATGTCAGTTCGTTCGACGGTGAAACTTACGAAGCCGATGCCGCAAGTGTTGGATGTTCGTGTTTCGCAGGGGACAAACGAAGGGGAAGTTGACTTGCGTTGGAAGAGCATCAAGGGGGCAAAGTCGTATGCGCTGGAATATTCTCCCGACCCGATAGGACCCTCGACATGGACACACGGAGGCATAGCCCCGAAAGCAAAATTCACGATAGGAAATCTTGAGAGCGGAAAGAAATACTGGTTCCGCGTAGCCGCAGTCGGCGCCGAAGGGAGAGGAATGTGGAGCGACCCGGCGGTGAAGTGGGTGGGGTGA
- a CDS encoding response regulator transcription factor has product MNNSFLQHQPVNTNVWIIEDHHETRKTLVSQVQAIENYRCTLAVESCEEAFKVLKTSEPPHIILLDIHLPGMSGLQGLNKFKKHSPGTHVIFMTVNDELEAIIYAMNNGASGYYWKGAQHYNIEEMMRDVMNGGCPMDAFTAKKIIERNKTFSRVENAYDLSERELQILQLFAGGKTAQQIANELFLSYNTVNDHRKHIYEKLHVHNRAEATSKALREGLLDKTFGL; this is encoded by the coding sequence GAAGACCATCACGAAACACGGAAGACACTCGTTTCTCAGGTGCAGGCAATCGAAAACTACCGGTGCACCTTAGCGGTCGAATCGTGCGAGGAAGCATTCAAGGTCTTGAAAACTTCCGAGCCGCCGCATATTATCCTGCTCGATATTCATCTCCCCGGCATGAGCGGGCTTCAGGGATTGAATAAGTTCAAGAAGCACTCTCCCGGCACGCACGTTATCTTTATGACAGTCAACGACGAACTCGAAGCAATTATCTATGCAATGAACAACGGGGCATCGGGATATTACTGGAAAGGGGCGCAACACTACAACATCGAAGAGATGATGCGCGATGTGATGAACGGCGGATGCCCGATGGACGCATTTACCGCAAAGAAAATTATCGAACGAAATAAAACCTTTTCCCGCGTAGAAAACGCATACGATTTATCGGAACGGGAACTGCAAATTCTCCAACTCTTCGCAGGCGGAAAAACTGCACAACAAATTGCCAACGAACTATTTCTCTCCTACAATACCGTCAACGACCACCGGAAGCACATCTACGAAAAACTTCATGTCCACAACCGCGCCGAAGCAACCTCCAAAGCGCTCAGGGAAGGGTTACTGGATAAAACTTTCGGTTTGTAA
- a CDS encoding PhoH family protein, whose translation MVHLLGLNDANLHAVEDRFSASIFVRGNQLTFRGEEREVEQLEKIFKELIYILTKNGSLSMSDVDTVMDLVAINGEGAIPSSVAKQVGGDDGDSAVLFTRNGIIRAKTPGQKEYIRQMRMNDIVFAIGPAGTGKTYLAVAMAVAALKDRVITRIILARPAVEAGESLGFLPGDLQEKVDPYLRPLYDALDDMIPPDKLKTYVERRVIEVVPLAYMRGRTLSNAFVILDEAQNASGMQMKMFLTRLGTNSKAIITGDVTQIDLPSKTVSGLVQIQEVLKSINGVTFCYFDKHDVVRHRLVKDIIEAYDKYGSRNEPRTEGN comes from the coding sequence ATGGTTCATCTGTTAGGATTGAACGATGCGAATTTGCATGCAGTCGAAGATAGATTCAGTGCAAGCATTTTTGTGAGAGGCAATCAGTTAACGTTTCGGGGAGAAGAGAGAGAAGTCGAACAACTCGAAAAGATATTCAAAGAACTCATCTACATCTTAACCAAGAACGGTTCGCTTTCAATGAGCGATGTTGATACCGTGATGGATTTGGTTGCTATCAACGGAGAAGGCGCAATTCCTTCATCGGTTGCAAAACAGGTCGGCGGCGATGATGGAGATTCGGCAGTCTTGTTCACGCGGAACGGAATAATCCGTGCAAAAACTCCCGGACAAAAAGAATACATCCGGCAAATGAGAATGAACGACATTGTCTTTGCCATTGGTCCCGCAGGAACAGGGAAAACATATCTTGCCGTGGCAATGGCTGTCGCCGCATTGAAGGATAGAGTAATTACAAGAATTATTCTCGCCCGTCCTGCGGTTGAAGCGGGGGAGAGTTTGGGATTTCTTCCGGGAGATTTACAGGAGAAAGTTGACCCGTATCTTCGTCCCCTCTACGATGCGCTTGATGATATGATTCCTCCTGATAAGTTAAAGACATATGTCGAGCGTCGGGTTATTGAAGTAGTTCCGCTTGCATACATGCGCGGCCGAACGCTCAGCAATGCATTCGTTATTCTGGATGAAGCGCAAAATGCATCGGGAATGCAAATGAAAATGTTCCTCACTCGTCTCGGCACAAATTCAAAAGCAATCATTACGGGCGATGTTACACAGATAGACTTACCATCGAAAACGGTTTCCGGCTTGGTTCAGATTCAGGAAGTTCTCAAAAGCATCAATGGAGTGACATTCTGCTATTTCGACAAGCACGATGTTGTCAGGCATAGATTAGTGAAGGATATCATTGAGGCGTATGATAAATACGGCTCACGTAATGAACCGAGAACGGAAGGAAATTAA